One segment of Candidatus Rokuibacteriota bacterium DNA contains the following:
- a CDS encoding YdcF family protein codes for MTPRARRRLAVAALLAAALVVLAVAAHRPALRLIGRALVVEDALAPADAVVIVAGGIPTREAMAAELYRRGWAPLVVLSNNFTPDRVRELIALGARRLDYQGESRLVLEKHGVPPAAIVLLATQVKTTEAELSVVAETARARGWRRVILVTSPQHSRRVKLVWTREASGSIEGLIALVKEDDFPGDGWWRKRRQAEAVLHEYLGLAAIYLGVSKYLN; via the coding sequence GTGACGCCGCGCGCGCGCCGCCGGCTCGCCGTCGCCGCCCTTCTGGCGGCGGCGCTGGTGGTTCTGGCTGTGGCCGCTCACCGGCCGGCCCTCCGCCTGATCGGCCGGGCCCTCGTCGTGGAGGATGCGCTGGCGCCCGCCGACGCCGTCGTCATCGTGGCGGGGGGGATTCCGACCCGCGAGGCCATGGCCGCCGAACTCTACCGCCGGGGCTGGGCGCCCCTCGTCGTCCTCTCCAACAACTTCACGCCCGACCGGGTCCGCGAGCTCATCGCGCTCGGCGCGCGCCGCCTCGACTACCAGGGTGAATCCCGCCTCGTCCTCGAAAAGCATGGCGTGCCGCCCGCGGCAATCGTCCTCCTCGCCACCCAGGTCAAGACCACGGAGGCGGAGCTGAGCGTCGTGGCTGAGACAGCGCGGGCTCGTGGCTGGCGGCGGGTCATCCTGGTCACGTCGCCTCAGCACTCGCGGCGGGTGAAGCTCGTGTGGACGCGAGAAGCCTCCGGAAGCATCGAGGGCCTGATCGCGCTCGTGAAGGAAGATGACTTCCCCGGAGACGGCTGGTGGCGGAAGCGCCGCCAGGCCGAAGCCGTCCTGCACGAGTACCTCGGCCTGGCGGCGATCTATCTCGGAGTGTCGAAGTACCTGAACTAG
- a CDS encoding tetratricopeptide repeat protein — protein sequence MANPSWRSSYNRWGWSTKFLAWTLVTVLLAGCASTSVPPMGYQGKPFRPESDERQLWSDAEKEEEKLAKLGKTYDDPLLEDYLSGVAAKLVPDEAQKAGAPAPRIAVFRDPTLNAFAMPNGKVYIHTGLLSRVENEAQLSMILGHELTHVTNRHALMFNRDAQNKQIWFTALAIAASLGVAVAAGTQAGKGNYVSAEVLRTTSNIFLGLGLQLAFIASVNGFGRDLEREADREGMERMVKAGYDPAEAPRVFALLKDDHGDGSKLENFFFGNHPRLDERIANTQDLLKTKYAATETAGGVRNTDEFAMRTRTVVRENAALDIRAGRFGLAKAQLDRVLPLAPKDPTTHLYYGDLYRLQAQRAKNPADKPALVAQALEAYDRAAALDPTYPDPFRQMGFLYYQSKQTEKSKEAFRKYLALKPDAADARRIKEYLVELER from the coding sequence ATGGCTAATCCCTCCTGGCGGTCATCGTACAACCGGTGGGGGTGGTCTACCAAGTTTTTGGCCTGGACCCTGGTCACGGTCCTACTGGCCGGGTGCGCCTCGACCAGCGTCCCCCCCATGGGCTACCAGGGCAAGCCCTTCCGTCCGGAGTCCGACGAGCGGCAGCTCTGGAGCGACGCCGAGAAGGAGGAGGAGAAGCTCGCCAAGCTCGGCAAGACCTACGACGATCCCCTCCTGGAAGACTACCTGTCCGGCGTTGCGGCCAAGCTCGTGCCCGACGAGGCGCAGAAGGCGGGCGCGCCCGCCCCCCGCATCGCCGTCTTCCGCGACCCGACGCTCAATGCCTTCGCCATGCCGAACGGCAAGGTGTACATCCACACGGGGCTCCTGAGCCGTGTCGAGAACGAAGCGCAGCTGTCCATGATCCTCGGCCACGAGCTGACGCACGTGACAAACCGCCACGCGCTCATGTTCAACCGCGACGCGCAGAACAAGCAGATCTGGTTCACCGCGCTGGCCATCGCCGCCTCGCTCGGGGTCGCGGTCGCGGCCGGCACCCAGGCGGGGAAAGGCAACTACGTCTCGGCCGAGGTGCTGCGGACGACGTCGAACATCTTCCTCGGGCTCGGCCTCCAGCTCGCCTTCATCGCCTCCGTCAACGGCTTCGGGCGTGACCTCGAGCGCGAAGCGGACCGCGAGGGCATGGAGCGCATGGTCAAGGCCGGCTACGACCCGGCCGAGGCGCCGCGCGTGTTCGCGCTCCTCAAGGACGACCACGGCGACGGGAGCAAGCTCGAGAACTTCTTCTTCGGCAACCACCCGCGGCTCGACGAGCGTATCGCCAACACCCAGGATCTCCTGAAGACGAAGTACGCGGCGACGGAGACGGCCGGGGGCGTCCGGAACACGGACGAGTTCGCGATGCGCACCCGCACCGTCGTGCGCGAGAATGCCGCGCTCGACATCCGCGCCGGCCGCTTCGGGCTGGCCAAGGCCCAGCTCGACCGCGTGCTGCCGCTGGCGCCCAAGGACCCGACAACCCATCTCTACTACGGCGACCTCTACCGCCTCCAGGCCCAGCGCGCCAAGAACCCCGCCGACAAGCCGGCGCTCGTCGCCCAGGCGCTAGAGGCCTACGACCGCGCGGCCGCCCTCGACCCGACCTACCCCGACCCGTTCCGGCAGATGGGCTTCCTCTACTACCAGAGCAAGCAGACGGAGAAGTCCAAGGAAGCGTTCCGGAAGTACCTCGCCCTCAAGCCGGACGCGGCGGACGCCCGCAGGATCAAGGAGTACCTGGTCGAGCTGGAGCGGTGA
- a CDS encoding ABC transporter ATP-binding protein produces MIPLLRATGLSKTFLGPGGAPVPVLHDIDLEVRSGEFVAVTGSSGSGKTTLLNLLGLLEPASAGEVWLGDERVSHLGRRAQARVRGSSIGYVFQSFLLLSGLTALDNVVLAARYVGRDRAVARREALALLERMGVAHRKDHYPAQLSGGEQQRVAYCRAILNRPPLLLADEPTGNLDDEHARVILAELRASTAARGAAVVLVTHRPETQAGADRVLRLRDGRLAPGPAAPAA; encoded by the coding sequence TTGATCCCCTTGCTGCGGGCGACGGGGCTCTCCAAGACCTTTCTCGGCCCGGGCGGCGCTCCCGTGCCGGTGCTCCACGACATCGATCTCGAGGTCCGGAGCGGCGAGTTCGTGGCGGTGACAGGTTCGTCGGGGTCGGGCAAAACCACCCTGCTGAATCTCCTGGGGCTGCTCGAGCCGGCGTCCGCGGGCGAGGTCTGGCTCGGCGACGAGCGCGTGAGCCACCTCGGCCGCCGCGCCCAGGCGCGGGTGCGCGGCTCCTCCATCGGCTACGTGTTCCAGTCCTTCCTGCTGCTCTCCGGGCTGACCGCGCTCGATAACGTGGTGCTCGCGGCGCGCTACGTCGGCCGGGACCGCGCCGTGGCGCGGCGCGAGGCGCTGGCCCTTCTCGAGCGGATGGGGGTCGCGCACCGCAAGGACCACTACCCGGCCCAGCTCTCGGGCGGGGAGCAGCAGCGCGTCGCCTACTGCCGCGCGATCCTCAATCGCCCGCCGCTGCTGCTGGCCGACGAGCCGACCGGCAACCTCGACGACGAGCACGCGCGGGTGATCTTGGCCGAGCTTCGCGCCTCGACTGCTGCGCGCGGCGCAGCCGTAGTGCTCGTCACGCACCGTCCCGAGACGCAGGCCGGTGCCGATCGCGTGCTGCGGCTCCGCGACGGCCGCCTCGCGCCGGGGCCCGCCGCGCCCGCAGCGTGA
- a CDS encoding phosphomannose isomerase type II C-terminal cupin domain, producing MPAKPAPRARAGSRASRAERGFERRPWGGFETLQVGAGYKVKRLVVQPGHRISLQRHRFRAEHWVVVAGAPRVVIKGRARRLKPRATVDVPRGAWHRIENPGRRPVVIIEVQHGPYLGEDDIVRRHDDYGRADGVTRPRSR from the coding sequence ATGCCAGCCAAGCCTGCGCCCAGGGCCAGAGCCGGATCCCGCGCGAGCCGCGCCGAGCGCGGCTTCGAGCGGCGCCCGTGGGGAGGATTCGAGACCCTCCAGGTGGGCGCGGGCTACAAGGTCAAACGCCTGGTGGTCCAGCCGGGCCACCGCATCAGCCTCCAGCGCCACCGATTCCGCGCGGAGCACTGGGTGGTCGTGGCCGGCGCCCCGCGCGTCGTCATCAAGGGCAGGGCGCGGCGGCTCAAGCCCCGCGCCACCGTCGACGTGCCCCGCGGCGCCTGGCACCGGATCGAGAACCCCGGCCGGCGCCCGGTGGTCATCATCGAGGTCCAGCACGGGCCGTATCTCGGGGAGGATGACATCGTCCGCCGCCACGACGACTATGGCCGCGCGGACGGCGTCACCCGGCCCCGTTCGCGCTAA
- the rpiB gene encoding ribose 5-phosphate isomerase B: MRIAIGCDDTGFPLKEQVVAALEASGHDLLDLGTFSTDPVDHPDYARAVGQAVLRGFVDAGVLICGSGAGASIAANKIRGVRASLCHDPEAARLSREEDDANVLCLGAREVDVARAVEIASAWLAASFSGEERFVRKVSKVALLEGGLAPPERGTTRQPAPSQQERPPAAADKGKPAAARAAAPGKRDTWEEVPVEAIARALQEAPADAPREPVTAGPVEMEAPVAAQAKAQARPADETFKLPAVQETLDALESQDFMDRLWVKDASLWKGETAAIRNRLGWLTSPTIMRGHADDIKGFADEIRRLQFTHVVLLGMGGSSLCGDVFNLTFGSKMGYPDLLLLDSTDPAAIKYTLDRLNLTRTLFIVATKSGTTTETLSLYQYFRGQVEASSVPRAGIHFVAITDPGRPLDKLATESGFRRTFLNPASIGGRYSALSFFGLVPAALIGIDIKALLDRSHAMVEACGNAVGARDNAAVRLGAALAGLGKAGRDKVTLVLSRKLRGLGPWIEQLLAESLGKDGKGLVPVDDEPLGPPAVYGEDRVFVAVTLDGDLSHDAALNELEDAGHPVIRIALREPLEVGAEFFRWELATAAAGAAMGVNPFDEPDVTRAKENTASLLGAWKKSKKLPEWPADAEENGLVLMTNSAKKPAGVSPGLQAFLGQAVAGDYIAIQAYLAPTADTWSRLQELRTLLRDRLKLATTVAFGPRYLHSTGQLHKGGRPNGVFIQITGEDKEDMAIPGAGYGFSTLKAAQALGDLQALRDAGRRVVRVHLTGKQTQGVEQLFQVLQKAIKKK; encoded by the coding sequence ATGCGAATCGCGATCGGCTGTGACGACACCGGTTTTCCGCTGAAGGAGCAGGTGGTGGCGGCGCTCGAAGCGAGCGGCCACGACCTCCTCGACCTCGGCACCTTCTCCACCGACCCGGTGGACCATCCGGACTACGCGCGCGCGGTCGGGCAGGCCGTGCTCCGCGGCTTCGTGGACGCGGGCGTGCTGATCTGCGGCAGCGGCGCCGGCGCCTCCATCGCCGCGAACAAGATCCGGGGCGTCCGGGCCTCCCTCTGTCACGACCCGGAGGCGGCGCGTCTCTCCCGCGAGGAGGACGACGCCAACGTCCTGTGCCTGGGCGCCCGCGAGGTGGATGTCGCGCGTGCGGTCGAGATCGCGTCGGCGTGGCTTGCCGCTTCCTTCTCCGGCGAGGAGCGCTTTGTGCGCAAGGTCTCCAAGGTCGCGCTCCTCGAGGGCGGCCTGGCGCCCCCGGAGAGAGGCACGACGCGCCAGCCGGCTCCGTCGCAGCAGGAGCGCCCGCCGGCGGCCGCAGACAAGGGCAAGCCGGCCGCTGCCCGCGCGGCGGCGCCCGGCAAGCGCGACACCTGGGAAGAGGTGCCGGTCGAGGCCATAGCCCGGGCGCTCCAGGAGGCACCGGCCGATGCCCCCAGGGAGCCGGTCACGGCGGGCCCGGTCGAGATGGAGGCGCCGGTGGCCGCGCAGGCGAAGGCGCAGGCGCGCCCAGCGGACGAGACCTTCAAGCTACCGGCCGTCCAGGAGACCCTGGACGCCCTCGAGAGCCAGGACTTCATGGACCGTCTCTGGGTCAAGGACGCGTCCCTGTGGAAGGGCGAAACCGCGGCGATCCGCAACCGTCTCGGATGGCTGACCTCGCCGACCATCATGCGCGGCCACGCCGACGACATCAAAGGCTTCGCGGACGAGATCCGGAGGCTTCAGTTCACGCACGTCGTGCTGCTGGGCATGGGAGGCTCGTCGCTCTGCGGCGACGTCTTCAACCTGACGTTCGGCTCCAAGATGGGCTACCCCGACCTCCTGCTGCTCGACTCGACCGATCCCGCGGCGATCAAGTACACGCTCGACCGGCTCAACCTGACGCGCACGCTCTTCATCGTCGCCACGAAGTCCGGCACCACGACCGAGACCCTGTCCCTGTACCAGTACTTCCGCGGACAGGTCGAGGCCTCCTCGGTGCCGCGCGCGGGTATCCACTTCGTCGCCATCACCGACCCCGGCCGGCCGCTCGACAAGCTCGCAACCGAGTCGGGCTTCCGCCGCACCTTCCTGAACCCGGCCTCGATCGGCGGACGCTACTCGGCCCTGTCCTTCTTCGGCCTCGTGCCCGCGGCGCTGATCGGCATCGACATCAAGGCGCTGCTCGACCGCTCCCACGCCATGGTCGAGGCGTGCGGCAACGCGGTGGGCGCCCGCGACAATGCGGCGGTCCGGCTCGGCGCCGCGCTCGCGGGGCTGGGCAAAGCCGGCCGCGACAAGGTGACGCTCGTGCTCTCGCGCAAGCTCCGCGGTCTCGGCCCCTGGATCGAGCAGCTCCTGGCGGAGTCGCTCGGCAAGGACGGCAAGGGCCTCGTGCCCGTGGACGACGAGCCGCTCGGCCCGCCCGCGGTCTACGGCGAGGATCGCGTCTTCGTGGCCGTCACGCTCGACGGCGACCTTAGCCACGACGCCGCGCTCAACGAGCTCGAGGACGCGGGCCATCCCGTGATCCGCATCGCGCTCCGGGAGCCGCTCGAGGTCGGGGCCGAGTTCTTCCGCTGGGAGCTGGCGACGGCCGCCGCCGGCGCCGCGATGGGCGTCAACCCCTTCGACGAGCCCGACGTCACGCGCGCCAAGGAGAACACGGCGTCGCTGCTCGGGGCGTGGAAGAAGAGCAAGAAGCTGCCGGAATGGCCGGCCGACGCTGAGGAGAACGGCCTCGTGCTCATGACGAACTCAGCCAAGAAGCCGGCCGGAGTGTCGCCGGGGCTCCAGGCCTTTCTGGGGCAGGCCGTGGCGGGCGACTACATCGCCATCCAGGCGTACCTGGCGCCCACGGCGGACACGTGGAGCCGACTGCAGGAGCTCCGGACGCTCCTGCGCGATCGCCTCAAGCTCGCGACCACGGTGGCCTTCGGCCCGCGCTACCTGCACTCGACGGGGCAGCTGCACAAGGGCGGCCGCCCCAACGGCGTGTTCATTCAGATCACGGGCGAGGACAAGGAGGACATGGCCATCCCGGGCGCGGGGTACGGCTTCTCGACGCTCAAAGCCGCCCAGGCCCTGGGCGACCTCCAGGCCCTGCGGGACGCGGGACGCCGGGTGGTGCGCGTGCATCTGACGGGGAAGCAGACGCAAGGCGTCGAGCAGTTGTTCCAGGTGCTGCAGAAGGCGATCAAGAAGAAGTGA
- a CDS encoding glycosyltransferase family 39 protein: MTRPAASWAVAVLAALLALSLLLPGLGRAPFDDPGEGQHAEIAREAWASGDLLDLRLNGVRYFDKPPLLYWLIALDFRAWGPSEWAARLPSLAAAAAAAAATAFLGARLLGPGAGLLAAAALLSCALFAVFGRYVRPETLFAAAIQIGLTGLLLGVTGEGRRARRWAVAGCAALGVASLAKDPLGLMWPLAAVAVALAACGRLRPVRQWLPWEGVTLMLLVGLGWYAWSALRHPGFLWYAVVDNHILNAVGLRHFPDEDVPLATAEFLAVAALGAFPWVLPAGLMVVSLYRRRAWRDPEETPWVALAVWVIGLWGLFTLTTFKLPHYGLPAYPAVALLAARWWTERGERGRAPALVHAGLFALVAVGLGLVAAGDGKGFLDIVFSATDVYTRKETAAAQASPLPPWSALQPLVTRTALIMAAGAAVLTVSAWRRAGRWTGAVVAATMLAVMPAATRALDLVAGARAVTGMAAEVRRLTAQGALLAHEGAIENSGALEFYSGRRPVLVDARRSVLGIGATFPDAAGTFWTAEELAAAWLSGRPILLVTSREPRRSVVSTLPSDRVRLLRAENGRWLYAPAPAAAAATR; the protein is encoded by the coding sequence GTGACGCGCCCGGCGGCGTCATGGGCCGTCGCGGTCCTTGCGGCGCTCCTGGCGCTCTCGCTCCTCCTGCCCGGCCTCGGGCGAGCGCCGTTCGACGATCCGGGCGAGGGCCAGCATGCCGAGATCGCGCGCGAGGCCTGGGCCTCCGGCGATCTGCTCGACTTGAGACTCAACGGCGTCCGCTACTTCGACAAGCCGCCGCTCCTGTACTGGCTGATCGCGCTCGATTTCCGCGCCTGGGGTCCGTCCGAGTGGGCCGCGCGGCTGCCCTCGCTCGCGGCCGCGGCGGCCGCCGCCGCCGCGACGGCGTTTCTCGGCGCGCGTCTCCTCGGTCCGGGCGCCGGGCTCCTCGCCGCCGCCGCGCTCCTGTCCTGCGCGCTCTTCGCGGTCTTCGGCCGCTACGTCCGTCCCGAGACGCTCTTCGCGGCCGCCATCCAGATCGGCCTGACGGGCCTCCTGCTGGGCGTGACGGGCGAAGGACGCCGCGCAAGGCGCTGGGCTGTCGCAGGCTGCGCCGCGCTCGGCGTTGCGTCGCTCGCCAAGGACCCGCTCGGGCTCATGTGGCCCCTGGCTGCCGTCGCCGTCGCGCTCGCGGCCTGTGGGCGCTTGCGGCCTGTCCGCCAGTGGCTGCCGTGGGAGGGAGTGACGCTCATGCTACTGGTGGGTCTGGGCTGGTATGCCTGGAGCGCGCTCCGGCATCCGGGCTTTCTCTGGTACGCTGTTGTGGACAACCACATCCTTAATGCGGTCGGGCTCCGCCACTTTCCGGATGAAGACGTCCCGCTTGCCACCGCGGAGTTCCTTGCCGTGGCCGCGCTGGGCGCATTTCCGTGGGTCCTTCCCGCCGGGCTCATGGTGGTGTCGCTCTACCGCAGGCGGGCCTGGCGCGATCCCGAGGAGACCCCCTGGGTCGCCCTCGCCGTGTGGGTGATCGGGCTCTGGGGCCTCTTCACGCTGACAACCTTCAAGCTGCCCCACTACGGTCTGCCGGCGTACCCGGCCGTCGCGCTGCTGGCGGCGCGCTGGTGGACCGAGCGCGGGGAGCGCGGCCGCGCGCCGGCGCTCGTCCACGCGGGGCTCTTCGCGCTCGTCGCCGTGGGGCTCGGCCTGGTGGCCGCCGGCGACGGCAAGGGCTTCCTGGACATAGTCTTCTCGGCCACCGACGTCTATACGCGCAAGGAGACTGCCGCCGCCCAGGCTTCTCCGCTGCCGCCCTGGTCCGCGCTCCAGCCGCTGGTGACCCGGACGGCGCTGATCATGGCGGCGGGAGCGGCCGTTCTCACCGTGAGCGCGTGGCGCCGCGCCGGACGGTGGACTGGGGCCGTCGTGGCCGCGACCATGCTGGCCGTGATGCCGGCCGCGACCCGCGCCCTCGACCTCGTCGCCGGCGCCCGCGCCGTGACGGGCATGGCAGCCGAGGTGCGGCGCCTCACGGCGCAGGGCGCGCTGCTGGCCCACGAGGGCGCAATCGAGAACTCGGGCGCGCTCGAGTTTTACTCGGGCCGCCGCCCGGTGCTGGTGGACGCGCGGCGCAGCGTGCTGGGCATCGGCGCGACCTTTCCGGATGCCGCGGGTACCTTCTGGACGGCCGAGGAGCTCGCCGCGGCGTGGCTGTCGGGCCGCCCCATCCTGTTAGTGACGTCGCGCGAGCCTCGGCGGAGTGTCGTTTCGACGCTGCCCTCCGACCGCGTGAGGCTGCTTCGCGCCGAGAACGGCCGCTGGCTCTATGCCCCGGCTCCGGCTGCCGCCGCGGCGACGCGCTAA
- the serA gene encoding phosphoglycerate dehydrogenase, which translates to MRVLVIDAIAQEGINFLAERGFDVEQVSSKIPRAELFEKIAGYEAIITRSSTTVNAEFLGHARRLRFLGRAGVGVDNIDVEACSRQGVVVANAPYGNVVSAAEHTVGMLLALVRKIPPAHEALKRLEWDRGIYGSELFRKTAGVIGLGKVGSRVAARLRAFDMDVLVYDPYIPEGRARDLGVRLTDLQTLLTQADIVTVHVPLSDETENMLAAREIALMKPGVRIVNCARGGIVSEPDLLAALESGHVAGAAMDVWTEEPPVSPLVTRLVQHPRVVVTPHLGANTQEAQVNVAVDVARQLAAFRDGELIEHAVNVPVGDRESMAEIRPFVTLAEILGRFCLQLEKDNVERVEVDVAGLVARRDPELIGRAVLKGLLDGVTTQAVNLVNARIVAVERGLEVVIRTDENAPSGYTNLVTVTTQAGAGRKIIAGTVFDGAPRIVRLRDLHIEFIPEGYVLVLSYEDRPGMVGKIGSILGRHNVNIASMHVGRRTKRGRAIVVLLLDEDVPPEVMEEVSKAVEADFARVIRLEA; encoded by the coding sequence ATGCGTGTCCTGGTCATCGACGCGATCGCGCAGGAGGGAATCAACTTTCTCGCGGAGCGCGGGTTCGACGTCGAGCAGGTCTCGTCCAAGATCCCGCGGGCGGAGCTCTTCGAGAAGATCGCGGGCTACGAGGCCATCATCACCCGCTCGTCCACCACTGTGAATGCCGAGTTCCTCGGCCACGCGCGGCGCCTGCGCTTCCTCGGGCGGGCGGGCGTGGGCGTGGACAATATCGACGTCGAGGCCTGCTCCCGCCAGGGCGTGGTCGTCGCCAATGCCCCCTACGGCAACGTGGTGTCGGCCGCGGAGCACACGGTCGGCATGCTCCTGGCCCTCGTGCGGAAGATCCCGCCCGCCCACGAGGCGCTCAAGCGGCTCGAGTGGGACCGCGGCATCTACGGCTCCGAGCTGTTCCGGAAGACCGCCGGCGTGATCGGCCTCGGCAAGGTCGGCTCGCGGGTTGCCGCGCGACTGCGCGCCTTCGACATGGACGTTCTGGTGTACGACCCGTACATCCCCGAGGGCCGCGCGCGGGACCTGGGCGTGCGGCTGACCGATCTCCAGACGCTGCTGACCCAGGCCGACATCGTCACGGTGCACGTGCCGCTCTCGGACGAGACGGAGAACATGCTGGCCGCGCGCGAGATCGCGCTGATGAAGCCGGGCGTCCGCATCGTCAACTGCGCGCGCGGCGGCATCGTCAGCGAGCCCGACCTCCTGGCCGCGCTCGAGTCGGGGCACGTCGCCGGGGCGGCGATGGATGTCTGGACGGAAGAGCCGCCGGTCTCGCCGCTCGTCACGCGCCTGGTCCAGCACCCGCGGGTGGTCGTGACGCCGCACCTGGGCGCCAATACGCAGGAGGCGCAGGTCAACGTCGCCGTGGACGTGGCGCGGCAGCTGGCGGCGTTCCGCGACGGCGAGCTGATCGAGCACGCGGTCAACGTGCCGGTGGGCGACCGCGAGAGCATGGCCGAGATCCGACCGTTCGTGACGCTGGCGGAGATCCTCGGCCGCTTCTGCCTCCAGCTCGAGAAGGACAATGTCGAGCGCGTCGAGGTGGACGTCGCGGGGCTGGTCGCCAGGCGGGACCCGGAGCTGATCGGCCGCGCCGTGCTCAAGGGCCTCCTCGACGGCGTCACCACCCAGGCGGTCAACCTCGTCAACGCGCGCATCGTGGCGGTGGAGCGCGGGCTCGAGGTCGTGATCCGGACCGACGAGAACGCGCCGTCGGGCTACACCAACCTCGTCACCGTCACCACCCAGGCCGGTGCCGGGCGGAAGATCATCGCCGGCACCGTGTTCGACGGCGCGCCGAGGATCGTGCGGCTCCGGGACCTGCACATCGAGTTCATCCCCGAGGGGTACGTCCTCGTGCTCTCGTACGAGGACCGCCCGGGCATGGTCGGCAAGATCGGCTCCATCCTGGGCCGCCACAACGTCAACATCGCCTCCATGCACGTCGGCCGCCGCACGAAGCGCGGGCGCGCCATCGTCGTGCTGCTGCTGGACGAGGACGTCCCGCCCGAGGTCATGGAGGAAGTTTCGAAAGCGGTCGAGGCCGACTTCGCCCGCGTCATCCGGCTGGAGGCGTGA
- the hpnJ gene encoding hopanoid biosynthesis associated radical SAM protein HpnJ, with protein MVRPAASCYGGPDMAADYLRTLFLHPPSREGFDGGAGSRYQAKREIRSFWYPTWLAQPAALCPGSRLVDAAPDGLTLDDIRPLARQYDLCVMHTSTPSFPGDIAVAEALKAENPRLMIGMVGAAVAVAPEACLAAGGALDFVAGSEFDFTIQEVALGRPLRDVKGLSYRVNGRVAHTPARPILENMDLLPFVTPVYKRDLTVEHYAIGYLKHPYVSLYTGRGCRSKCTFCLWPQTVGGQRYRTRSVGHVAEEMALAQRLFPQVKEFFFDDDTFTDDLPRAEAIAARLGRLGITWSVNAKANVPYATLKVLKDNGLRLLLVGYESGNQQILNNIKKGVRLDLARRFTRDCKALGIAIHGTFILGLPGETRDTIQETIRFACEIDPTTIQVSLAAPYPGTSLYAEARRNGWIEAEELVDDTGVQLSTIGYPHLPRTEIYRSVDEVYRRFYFRPRKMISLGAEMLRDRDVMRRRLSEGRDFLRFLRKHRAEVPAS; from the coding sequence ATGGTCCGTCCGGCCGCGTCCTGCTATGGTGGGCCGGACATGGCGGCCGACTATCTCCGCACCCTGTTCCTCCACCCGCCCTCGCGCGAGGGTTTCGACGGTGGCGCCGGCTCGCGCTACCAGGCGAAGCGGGAGATCCGCTCCTTCTGGTATCCAACGTGGCTCGCCCAGCCGGCGGCGCTCTGCCCCGGCTCGAGACTGGTCGACGCCGCTCCTGACGGCCTCACGCTGGACGATATCCGCCCGCTGGCGCGCCAGTACGACCTCTGCGTCATGCACACGAGCACGCCGTCCTTCCCCGGCGACATCGCGGTCGCCGAGGCGCTCAAGGCCGAGAACCCGCGCCTGATGATCGGCATGGTCGGCGCGGCGGTGGCCGTGGCGCCCGAGGCCTGCCTCGCGGCCGGTGGCGCGCTCGATTTCGTGGCGGGCAGCGAGTTCGACTTCACCATCCAGGAGGTGGCCCTTGGGCGCCCGCTCCGGGATGTGAAGGGCCTCTCGTACCGCGTCAACGGGCGAGTCGCGCATACGCCCGCCCGGCCCATCCTCGAGAACATGGATCTCCTGCCGTTCGTCACGCCTGTCTACAAGCGCGACCTCACGGTCGAGCACTACGCCATCGGCTACCTCAAGCACCCGTACGTCTCCCTCTACACGGGACGCGGGTGCCGCTCCAAATGCACCTTCTGCCTCTGGCCCCAGACGGTCGGCGGCCAGCGCTACCGGACGCGGAGCGTCGGGCACGTCGCCGAGGAGATGGCGCTGGCGCAGCGACTGTTCCCGCAGGTCAAGGAGTTCTTCTTCGACGATGACACGTTCACCGACGACCTGCCGCGGGCCGAGGCCATCGCCGCGCGCCTGGGCAGGCTCGGCATCACCTGGTCGGTCAATGCCAAGGCCAACGTCCCGTACGCGACGCTCAAGGTGTTGAAGGACAACGGGCTCCGGCTCCTGCTCGTCGGTTACGAATCCGGCAACCAGCAGATCCTGAACAACATCAAGAAGGGTGTCCGCCTCGACCTTGCGCGGCGTTTTACCCGCGACTGCAAGGCGCTCGGCATCGCCATCCACGGCACCTTCATCCTGGGGCTGCCCGGCGAGACCCGCGACACTATCCAGGAGACCATCCGCTTCGCGTGCGAGATCGACCCGACCACCATCCAGGTCTCGCTGGCCGCGCCCTATCCGGGGACGTCGCTGTATGCCGAGGCGCGGCGCAACGGCTGGATCGAGGCCGAGGAGCTGGTGGACGACACGGGAGTGCAGCTGAGCACCATCGGCTACCCGCATCTCCCGCGCACCGAGATCTACCGCTCGGTGGACGAGGTGTACCGGCGCTTCTACTTCCGCCCGCGCAAGATGATCTCGCTCGGCGCCGAGATGCTGCGCGACCGCGACGTCATGCGGCGCCGCCTCTCCGAGGGGCGCGACTTCCTCCGCTTTCTCCGCAAGCACCGCGCCGAAGTCCCCGCCAGCTAA